Genomic DNA from Streptococcus uberis:
CTGACTTCAGTTTATTACTCTTTATTGTAGGAGCAGTGACACTCTTAAGCTTTCTAGCTGGATTATTGGTTTTACCAAAACTAGCCCCTGCTGCAGTTATTGAGAAAGATAATCTGATCAATATAGCTATCCTGACAACTGTTAGTAAGGAATTGGAAGAAGAAACCCACCTTAATCAAGAAAACCAAACAGCTCTATATCATGTTGTCGATACTTACAATAAAAGAATTGAAAAATTAATCCTAGAACAAGAATCAAACGAAGTCAAATCCGATTTGGCAGAGTTACAACTATTGATACTTTCAATCGAAAGTAAAGGTTTAGAATACGCCTTTAAAAATAAAGAGGTTTCATTATATGAGTACCGTATTTATCAATCCTATTTAAAATCTCTGGAACGTGATGTCAACCGCAGTTTTACTTCCAGCTTTACATATGCACTCATTATTTTTTTAAGGGTTATTCGAGGGCTCCTTCATGAATTATCTTTTTTTCACGGTATCATTCCTAATATAAGACGGATTGCGAAACCAAGAATCAATCTAAGCCAAGAAAATCGTCAACATTTAACAGATCTTTATTTAAACAACACGGCATTAATTTTAGATGCCCTCGAAGATTTAGAAGGATTTTATAACAGTTATTTAGTTAACTTTATCCAAAATCAACGCATCCAAAATGCGGAATTAATTAGTTCCGGACTCTTCGTTGAACGAGTTTTAACCAATTATTTCCCAGATGCAAATAATGAACAATTACGTGGGTATTACCTAGAAAGACGGACTATCCATGAATTTGAACAAATGGGGGATATCACTGCTAAAGAAGCTCAACAACTAAGAGACCAAGTCAACGAATTGGAAAGTTACTCCTTGCGAGAAAGCTCCCCCAATTTTGCATACGATCTCATCAAATACCGACAAAAAACGAAGTGAGGATAATAGCTCAAAACCTATTTTAATAAGTTTTTATCTTTTCACAAAAACAAAAACCTTGATTTGACAACGTTTTATACGCTGTTAATCAAGGTTATTTTTGTATTATGAAGGCGGTAGACGGATTTGAACCGACGATCAAGCTTTTGCAGAGCCGTGCCTTACCACTTGGCTATACCGCCACAACAGTAATTATTTTACATGAAATGTAAGTAAAGGTCAAGATAAATTTTCTCCCTTTGACTCAAAAATTTTTTTACCCAATTTTCTCATGATAACCAAATTTTTCTGAAAAAAGAAACTTTTAAAACCTTTAAACGTCTAATGTTTAGAATTATTCTAAATAAAATAGGTTGTTTCATAGATGAATTTTCAGACGATTCACCAAAAAATCAAGCGCTTTCTTTTAGACTTTTATTTTTTCTTTTCCTATAATACAAGTATAACAAATAAAAAAGGAGGACCATTTGATGTCTTTAGTTGGAAAAGAAATTGCTGAATTTACAGCAGATGCTTATCGTAACGGTGAATTTGTAACAGTTAGCCACGAGGATATTAAAGGAAAATGGGCTATTTTCTGTTTCTATCCTGCTGATTTCTCTTTTGTCTGCCCTACAGAGCTTGGTGACTTACAAGAACAATACGACAGCTTAAAATCACTGGACGTTGAAGTCTATTCTGTTTCTACAGATACTCACTTTGTTCACAAAGCTTGGCATGATGACTCCGATGTCGTTGGATCCATTACCTACACCATGATAGGTGACCCATCACATCATATTTCACGCGCATTTGATGTTCTTGATGAAGAAAATGGTCTTGCCCAACGTGGTACCTTTATTATCGATCCTGATGGCATCATTCAAATGATGGAAATTAACGCTGATGGCATCGGCCGAGATGCAAGTACCCTCATTGATAAAATTAAAGCTGCTCAATACGTTCGTCAGCATCCTGGCGAAGTTTGCCCTGCCAAATGGAAAGAAGGCGAAGACACATTAACACCTAGCCTAGATCTTGTAGGTAAAATTTAAGCCTTTACCTAACGATACTGTTCAAAAAGGAGGTAAAGATGGCCTTAACTTCTGAAATCAAAGCCCAACTCAAACAATATTTAGACTTACTTGAATCTGATATTGTCTTACAAACGGATTTCGGTAACAATGACAACTCCTCAAAAATGAAAGCATTTATCGATGAGATTGTTGCCATGTCAGATCGAATCAGTACCGAAGCTGTTTCATTATCAAGACAACCTAGTTTTACTATTGCCCAAAAAGGAACAGCTGGACGTGTGTCATTTGCAGGTATCCCTCTTGGACACGAGTTCACATCCTTTATCTTGGCTTTATTACAAGTCTCTGGACGACCACCAAAAATTGACCAAGATCTCATTAAACGCATTAAGGGTATCGAAAAACCCATGCATTTTGAAACCTATGCCAGCTTGACTTGCCATAACTGTCCTGACGTTGTCCAAGCCTTCAATATCATGGCCGTCCTAAATCCAAAGATCAGTCACACCATGATTGAAGGAGGCATGTTCCAAGATGAAGTGACCGAAAAAGGAATTATGTCTGTACCGACAGTTTACTTTGAAAATGAAGTCTTTCATTCTGGCCGTGCAACTATCGAACAGCTAGTTGATAAGGTAGCTGGACCTTTGTCAGAATCAGCCTTTACAGACAAAGGGACCTACGATGTTCTTGTCATTGGTGGCGGGCCCGCAGGTAACAGCGCAGCCATTTATGCTGCAAGAAAAGGCTTGAAAACTGGCCTTATTGCAGAAACTTTTGGTGGCCAAGTCATGGAAACCGTCGGAATTGAAAATATGATTGGTACCCTTTATACAGAAGGACCTCAACTGATGGCCCAAATTGAGGCGCATACCAAGTCTTATCCTGTTGATATCATCAAGTCACAAGTGGTAACAAAGATTGACAAGAAAGATTTGGTCTCCGTTTCTTTAGCAAATGGTGCCGTATTAAATGCAAAAACAGCCATTCTAGCTTTAGGAGCCAAATGGCGAAACGTTAATGTTCCTGGGGAAGAAGAATTCCGAACTAAGGGTGTCACCAACTGTCCACATTGTGACGGACCGCTCTTTGAAGGAAAAGATGTTGCTGTTATTGGCGGTGGAAATTCTGGTATGGAGGCCGCATTGGATCTTGCAGGAATCTGTAAGCATGTTACGGTTCTTGAATTCTTACCAGAAGTCAAAGCTGACCAGGTCTTACAAGATCGCGCTGCTAAAACAGATAATGTCACTATTATCACCAATGCCGCAACCAAAGAAATTATTGGCGATGAGCATGTGACAGGTATTCGTTACACAGACCGTGAAACCAATGAGGAAAAACAAATTGATCTTGAAGGAGTTTTTGTTCAAATTGGTCTGGTACCTAGCACACAATGGCTAAAAGATAGTGGTATCACTTTAACTGAACGTGGGGAAATTGTGGTTGATGCTCACGGGATGACATCAATCCCTGGCATTTTCGCAGCAGGAGATTGCACCAACTCAGCCTATAAACAAATCATTATTTCAATGGGTTCAGGAGCCACAGCTGCTATTGGAGCTTTTGACTATTTGATTAGACAATAGTTTCAACAAAGTCAGGTATCTGAAGACTCTTCAGATACCTGACTTTTCTCTTTTTAGCCTTGATAGATTTAACTTGCTTTTTCCCCTTTTTTCTGCTAAAATTGTTTTGTCGTGTGTGCGACAAATACTCATCTCTTACCAATTGTGGTCTTGTTGCCTTCGGGTTAGACTGCAAGTCGAAGTCAGAGAGAGGAAAAAAACATTATAAAAAGGAGAAACTACTCATGGCAGTAATTTCAATGAAACAACTTCTTGAGGCTGGTGTTCACTTTGGTCACCAAACTCGTCGCTGGAATCCTAAGATGGCTAAGTACATCTTCACAGAACGTAACGGTATCCACGTTATCGACTTACAACAAACTGTTAAATTAGCTGATCAAGCTTACGAATTCGTTCGTGACGCTGCTGCTAACGATGCTGTTATCTTGTTCGTTGGTACTAAAAAACAAGTTGCTGAAGCAGTTGCTGACGAAGCAACTCGTGCAGGTCAATACTTCATCAACCACCGTTGGTTGGGTGGAACACTTACAAACTGGGGAACAATCCAAAAACGTATCGCTCGTTTGAAAGAAATCAAACGTATGGAAGAAGAAGGAACTTTCGAAGTTCTTCCTAAAAAAGAAGTTGCACTTCTTAACAAACAACGCGCTCGTCTTGAAAAATTCTTAGGCGGTATCGAAGATATGCCTCGTATTCCAGACGTTATGTACGTTGTTGACCCACATAAAGAACAAATCGCAGTTAAAGAAGCTAAAAAACTTGGTATCCCTGTAGTTGCTATGGTGGATACAAATGCTGATCCAGATGATATCGATGTTATCATCCCAGCTAACGATGACGCTATCCGCGCTGTTAAATTGATCACTTCTAAATTAGCTGATGCTATTATTGAAGGTCGTCAAGGTGAAGATGCAAGCGTTGAATTTGAAGCTGATACTAAAGCAGATTCAATCGAAGAAATCGTTGAAGTTGTAGAAGGCGACAATAACTAAGTTTGACCATTCCTTTAACTCATACCGTTGAAATAAAGGAACTATCTCAATCGCAATACCAAAACGGGGCAGAAAGCAAACCGCTCTGTCTCGTTTTTTTAAATTAACTATTATTTAACTTTTTGGAGGATTCTACTAATGGCAGAAATTACAGCTAAGCTTGTAAAAGAATTACGTGAAAAATCTGGTGCCGGCGTTATGGACGCTAAAAAAGCACTTGTTGAAACTGATGGGGACATGGACAAAGCCATTGAACTTCTTCGTGAAAAAGGAATGGCTAAAGCAGCTAAAAAAGCTGACCGTGTTGCTGCCGAAGGACTTACTGGTGTTTATGTCAGTGGTAATTATGCTGCCGTTGTTGAAGTTAATGCTGAAACTGACTTTGTAGCAAAAAATGCTCAATTCGTAGAATTAGTAAATGACACTGCTAAAACAATTGCTGAAGGCAAACCAGCTAACAATGAAGAAGCACTTAACTTGATCATGCCTTCAGGTGAAACACTCGCTGCTGCTTACGTTAATGCAACTGCAACTATCGGTGAAAAAATTTCATTCCGTCGTTTCTCTCTTTTAGAAAAAACTGATGAGCAACACTTTGGCGCATACCAACACAATGGCGGACGTATCGGTGTTATCTCCGTTATCGAAGGTGGCGACGATGCACTTGCTAAACAAGTTTCAATGCACATCGCAGCAATGAAACCAACTGTTCTATCATACACTGAACTTGACCCACAATTTGTTAAAGATGAACTTGCTAAACTTAACCACGATATCGAACTTGACAACGAGTCACGCGCGATGGTTGATAAAGCACCACTTCCATTCTTACAATATGGTTCAAAAGCACAATTATCAGAAGATGTTATTACTAAAGCTGAAGAAGACATTAAAGCTGAATTAGCAGCTGAAGGCAAACCAGAAAAAATCTGGGATAAAATCATCCCTGGTAAAATGGATCGCTTCATGCTTGATAATACAAAAGTTGACCAAGCTTACACATTACTTGCTCAAGTATATATCATGGATGACAGCAAAACAGTTGAAGCTTACCTTGACTCAGTAAATGCTAAAGCAATTGCATTTGCTCGTTTTGAAGTTGGTGAAGGTATTGAGAAAAAAGCTAATGATTTCGAATCAGAAGTTGCTGCAACTATGGCTGCTGCTCTTAACAACTAATACATTGAAAACCTTGATTTAAATCAAGGTTTTTTGATACTCAAAAAAGGTTGAGCAAACGCTCAACCTTTTAACATTACCAAATAATAACGCGATCTTCAGGCGCTCTCCACATAAAGTCACCTTCTGAAATTCCAAATGTTTGATGAAATTCTTCAAAATTTGTTAATGTCACATTAGTTCGCCATTCTCCAGGTGCATGAACATCAACACTAGCCATCATTTGCATAAATTCTTCACGCGCTTTCATACGCCAGATGCGTGCGAAGTTAATAAAGAAATCGCGAGCAGAAAAGTCATTTTCTTTTTTAGCAGCCTCTAGAGCACAAGCGACACCGCCCAAATCAGCTACATTTTCAGAAACAGTTAACTTACCATTAACTTTCGCACCATAGGAATCAAGGCCATCAAATTGTTCAACGACTTTATCTGTTCTTTGCTTGAAGGCTGCATAATCTGATTCTGTCCACCAATCATGTAAACTACCATTCTCATCAAAAGAAGCACCATTAGTATCAAAGGCATGGGAAATTTCGTGCGCAATGACAGCACCAATACCACCATAATTTGCCGACGAACTTTGATTTAAAGAATAGAAAGGTGCTTGTAAAATAGCTGCCGGGAATACAATTTGATTCTGTTGAGGGTCATAATAAGCATTTACCATATGCGCAGGCATATGCCATTCAGTGCGGTCTACAGGCTTATTCCATTTACTCCAACTATGGGCGATGGAAATTTGAGCCAACCTTTGTGCATTTTCAACTAGAGACAGATTATCATCGATGATTTTTTTAGAGTAGGTTTCAGGCAATTTCTCTGGATAGCCAATATGAGGTGTAATGACATTTAATTTCACAATAGCTTTCTCACGTGTTGATTCTTCCAGCCAATCGGCCTTTTCTAAACGTGATTTGTAAACCTCAATCATCGTTGCCACTTTACTCTCGACATCTGCTTTTGCTTCAGCAGAAAAATGTCTATTCGCATACCACAAGCCTAAAGCTTGGTTGTATGGCCCTTGTGCCAGATAAAAAGCTGCTTTTTTCTTATCCATGGCCTGAGGAGTACCAGAAAGGGCACGACCATAAGTTCCAGATTCGACTCGAATATCATCCGTCAGATAAGCATTGTAGGCATTAGCAGCTTCAATGACAAGATCCGCTTTAATCAGGTCCCAATTTTTTTCAGAGTAAAACTCTGCAGCATAGTCTGTCCAAAAACGTTCCTCCGGCACAATCACTTTATCAGGTATTTGACCTAGGATTTTTTGGAAAATAGCATCCAAAGGTAGCTCAGGAGCTAATTGCGTGAATTCTTGCCAGTCATATGGGTGGTATAGTTTCACATACTCTGAAGATTCCTCACGAGATAAAACAAATGCCGCCAATTTAGAATCCAATTGCAAAGCCTTGTCCAATAAATCAGAAATTTCTTCAGCAGAAAAACCAACTTTAGCCAACAGTTTTTCCTGAGACTGACGCCAAACGCCACGAAGTTCCTCCGCTTTTTCATGACCTTCCTCATAATAGGTCGTATCAGGTAGGAGAATAGAAGGTGCTTCAGCCCAAAGAACATTTAATTTAGCATTCATAAAGTCTGGAGCAACACCAAATGGGAATAGATTGGGTTTACCAAGCAATTCAAAATCAGCTATTTTAGAAGCAAATTCTTTAAATGAACTTAAAGATTGATATTCTTTAATCAAAGGAAGTACTGGGGCAACGCCTACCTCTTCTCTTTTAGCGTAATCTGAAGTTAACTGATGTAACTTGATGAAATTCTTTAATACAGGATCATCCGGTAAGTTTTCCCCATCTAACCACTGATCTGTCGTCTTTAGCATTAATGATTCAATCTCATCAGCTAAATCTGAAAAACCTCCCGTTCTAGGCTTATCATCAGGAATAACAGCTGAAGCAGCCCACTCGCCATTCACAGCATCATAAAAATTTTCTTTGTAATCGACCATACAATCTCCTTTCACTTTCATACATGTCGCAATCGTAATCTCTTACATTGTATCAAAAAAGCCCCTAATATGCACTTTCTGTATAAACCAAAAAACAAACACTTCTTTTAGTGTTTGTTTTGGCATTTTTAGTTTTGACTTAAGTCTTTTAGTTTTTGGTAAAGGTGCTTTTGCGATAGGCCGTAATGATCTAAGAGGTAGTCTTTTTGTCCAACTTGTCCAAAAGACTCCTGAACACCCATTTTGAAGATTGGGGTCTGTGTTTCCTGACTTAACAAGTCAGAAATAGCGCTCCCAATACCTCCAATGACATTGTGATTTTCAAAAGTAAGGATTGTTTTGCCAATCAGTTGCTCTTTTAAATCTTCTGGAAGAGGTTTAATACGAAAGAGATCAATGAGACCTACTTTAATACCTTCCTCAGCAAGTTTATCAATAACTTCCATTGCTTCTGCAACCATGATGCCAGAAGCAACCACTACAATATCTTCACCTGGTCTTAAGGTGATGTAGCCTTTTTTGAAATCTTCTTGTCCATCATAAATTGGTTTAGGAGCTTTCCGCGTTGTCCGAATGTAGGATAACCCTTCTAAATCCAGAGTTTCTTTCAGCACTGCTTCAAATTGAATATCATCACTCACTTCAAATACAGTAGCCTTAGGGATTAATCTGATTAATCCTAATTCTTCGAATGGCATGTGCGTTCCACCATTCATTTCAGCTGTTACTCCAGCATCTGAACCCACAATGGTAGCTTTTAACTGGGCATAGCCTAAAGAAACAAATAGTTGATCAAAAACACGACGACTTGCAAATGGACCAAAGGTGTGCACATAGGGATGGAAACCTTTAACAGAAAGACCAGCAGCTAAACCTACCATTTGCGCTTCCATAATACCAAGATTAACATAACGTTTCCCAAAATCTGCTGCTAGGCTATTGGTTGACATCGAACTTGATAAATCTGCTTCTAAGACAAGTAAGTCTTTATGGGTGTTATTGGCTTCTTTTAAAAAGTCACGATATACATGGCGCATTTCTTTACTGTTTCTCGTCATTCTATCACCCCCATTTGCTGTTGCATACCTTTAACAATTTCTTCCAGCATCGCTTTTTCACTCTGACTTGGACGTAAATGATGGTTTGATGCCATGCTTTCAATTTCTTTGACGCCTTGGCCTTTGACCGTATCGAGAACAATACATTTTGGTTTTTCTGAAGCGCTATTTTTGAAATCCATTAGAGCTTGATGGATAGCTGTGATATTTTGACCATCAACTCGTATAGCCTCAAAACCAAAGGCTTCAAATTTAGCTACAAAATCCCCACTTTGACAAATGTCTGATGTTAATCCATCTAACTGTTTTTTGTTATCATCAACGAAAACAATGAGATTTGATAATTTTTGATGGGCAGCAAATTGGATAGCCTCCCAACATTGACCCTCATTTAACTCTCCATCACCAACAATGGTATAGGTTACAAAGGGCTCCTGGTTTATTTTTTGACCATATGCAATTCCTGTAGCTGCACTAATCCCCTGTCCTAATGAACCGGTTGTCATATCCACACCAGGCGTCAAATTACGATCTGGATGGGAAGGAAGACGCGTTCCATTCGTATTTAAAGAGAATAAAAACGATTTGTCAAAAAAGCCTTTTAGATATAGGGTACTGTATAAAGCTGGCCCAGCATGACCCTTCGATAAGACAAAATAATCCCGTTCTTTTTCCGCAAATAGTTCTGGCGTCATTGGCATGACGTCTCCATAGAGAACTGCTAAAGTTTCTACAATCGAAAGACTTCCTCCATAATGACCAAAGCCAAGATGATTAAGACTTTCGAGAATCGTCAAGCGAATTTGATTCGCAAAAACTTGTAATTCTTGTAATTTATCTTCGCTTAAAGGCATTCTTATACCTCCTTAGTTTTCTCTTTACCAATAAATGATACAAGTACTAATCCCACTAAAATGGCAACTAGACCGATAGCAATGGTCATTGAACCTCCCATTTTGTTGAGAGCTCCTAAAATAATACCAGTCAAACCGAAATCAGCATCTGAGAAGGTAGAGCCTTCAAATCCAAGACCACCGAGAACAGGCATTAAGAAAATTGGAAGGTAACTAATAAGGACACCTTGCATAAAGGCACCCACTGTAGCACCTTTAACGCCACCAGAAGCATTTCCGATAACACCAGCTGTAGCACCACAGAAGAAGTGAGGGACAACACCTGGAAGAATAACTGTTGTTCCCGTTAAGATCATAATAGCCATACTCACCAAGCCACCCGCAAAACTTGAAATGAAACCAATAAGAACAGCATTAGGGGCATATGGATAGACAATTGGACAATCCAAGGCTGGTTTTGAATTTGGAACCAATTTTTCAGAAATACCTTTGAAAGCAGGAACAATTTCACCTAAAATGAGACGAACACCTGCAAGAATAACGAATACACCAGCTGCAAATTGACCAGCTAATTGCAAAGCAAATACAAGTCCATCTGTTCCATTACTCAACTCCTTAGCAATCCAAGCAGGACCAGCAAAAATAGCTACGATCAAGTAGATAATTGTCATTGAAATCGTAATACTAACAGTACTATCTCTTAAGAACGCTAAACTCTTTGGAAAATGGATATCTTCTGTTGATTTAGATTTATCACCAACTAGATTACCAACAAAACCACTTAAAAAATAACCTAGAGAACTAAAATGTCCTAAGGCAACCTTATCATTGCCCGTTAATTGAATCATGTATTTTTGGACAAAAGCTGGGGATACACTCATAATAATCCCTAATGCTAACCCTCCAAAAATAATTAAGGAGATTGATGTGAAGCCTGACACTGTCATAATCACAGCAATCATACATGCCATATAAAGCGTATGATGACCTGTTAAGAAAATGTATTTAAATTTTGTGAAGCGTGCAATCAAAATATTGAAAATCATCCCTGCAAACATGATGAGAGCTGTCGCTGAACCATATTTCGTGAGTGCTACCGCTACAATTGCCTCATTATTTGGCACAACACCTGATAAATGAAAAGCATGTTCAAACATGGTTCCAAATGGGTTTAAAGAACTTTGAATAATACCAGCACCACCTGATACAACTAGGAAACCAACAAAGGTTTTAATACCACCTTTTACAATTTCTGGCAGAGCTTTTTTCTGTAAAAGCAGACCAATAATAGCAATAAGTGCTACTAAAATGGCTGGTGTACTAGCGATATCAACTAAAAATTTCATTCTTTTATCCTCCTAGATAAGCCCTTTTTCTTGGCAAATACTTGTTACTAAAGCCCTTAATTCATCCATATCAATAATGCTGTTCAAAATGCGAACATCACCAAGATGGCCAGCCGAATCCTCCAAGTCACGACCTACAATCCAAACATCTGCCGCAGATGGATCAGCCCCACCCAAATCATAATGTTCCACCTCAACGGAATCAACACCTAACTCTTTTAAAATGGATTCAATATTCATTTGAACCATGAAACTAGATCCTAAACCTGATCCACATGCTGTACCAATTCTTAACATATTCCTATGCCTCCTGTTTAATAATTTCTTTAATATCTTGATAAGAACGAGATGCAATTAATGCATTGACATTTTCCTTATCCCTTAAAATAGTCGTTAAATGAGATAAAGCTTTGAGATGGGTCTCATTGTCAATTGCCGCAATGCAAATGAGTAAGTAAATTTCTTGCTTGGGATCGTCAAGCAAATAAACTGGGTTTTCTAAAACCAACATGCTCATACCAACGGACTGAACACCATCCTCAGGCCTAGCGTGAGGAATGGCAATACCACTTCCTAGGTTTATAAAAGGTCCAAATTCTTCAACTTTAGAAATCATTGCTTCTGGATAAGTCGACAAAATTTGTTCGCTATCCAGCAAAGGCTGAGCAGATAACCGAATAGCATCTTTCCAATTCAACCTTTGCGAAGAAACCCGGTAGGTCTTTTCTGTAATAAATTCATGTAACAAGGGACGATTATCCTTTCTTTTTTGATTTTGTCTTAAAAATGATCGCAAAGCAAAGCGTAGTTCTTTTTCATTAGAAACCGTAGCATATTGTGAAATCACTTTAACCAGTTGTTCAATTTCCAAATCCTGGGACATTTCCGGAAAATCCTGATGAACCAGCTCCATCAATTGATAAGATTGGTCATCTGTCATCGTCATTGAGACAAGGTAAGACGGTTTTTTACTTGTCATAGCAACAGTGGAAAAAATCATATCATAACAACTATCCGACATGGTTTTTAATTGGTCAATCCTTGATATCCCTCTAAAGGTGATATTAGGAAATAAAAGACGTAAATTTTCCTTAATGATAAGCGAGGAACTAAGACCATTTGGACAGATAATCACAGCCGTGTAGGCTTTTTTCTGACTATCTGAACCCGCTTTTTTCAAATAACCACCAAAATGCAAAACAAAGTAAGCCACTTCACTATCTGGTAAGGCAAAGCCCAAAGTATCCGACAAGGGTTGCAAAGACTCTTTCACCAAAGCAAATAAATCACTATAATTTTTCTTGATACGTTCCGTATAGGTGTTGTCATTCGGTAATCCATACCTCAAACGGTAGTATGCCGGAATCAGATGCCTCTGCACATTTTCTGTTAACTCTTCCCTATTTTTAAACTGCAAAATTGAAATCTCTTGCATATTATCAATAATGGCC
This window encodes:
- a CDS encoding BglG family transcription antiterminator, which gives rise to MVDNKAVVVLVTLMINPDLSLYELTLKTKFSLKEIKECIETINHFLTTNGYGALIKSHSGYRIPLDVRRDTSKIVDILNQSQVYLPQNDRVHLIYLYTFCRRDFVSNNHYQDFLKVSKNTTLADIKALRDMMTDYNLELRYTRTKGYCLVGDELSKHRMAIAVISSLLKSSFGLWALDYVLTAWSYPVSYEDIAQRAKDYYHTFHMTPIIDRLAECLYSIIFIICRYQRDVQHVFEEPLAISEQLMDLTTLLVTSIEQQMGQKITLSAQDCGYFSLLLAACFEGEGEFTNAFFHSLTEAIIDNMQEISILQFKNREELTENVQRHLIPAYYRLRYGLPNDNTYTERIKKNYSDLFALVKESLQPLSDTLGFALPDSEVAYFVLHFGGYLKKAGSDSQKKAYTAVIICPNGLSSSLIIKENLRLLFPNITFRGISRIDQLKTMSDSCYDMIFSTVAMTSKKPSYLVSMTMTDDQSYQLMELVHQDFPEMSQDLEIEQLVKVISQYATVSNEKELRFALRSFLRQNQKRKDNRPLLHEFITEKTYRVSSQRLNWKDAIRLSAQPLLDSEQILSTYPEAMISKVEEFGPFINLGSGIAIPHARPEDGVQSVGMSMLVLENPVYLLDDPKQEIYLLICIAAIDNETHLKALSHLTTILRDKENVNALIASRSYQDIKEIIKQEA